agcacataatgAAAATTTTCTATAAGGTTTTTGAGACTCACTGTGTCCGTAGAGATAGGACCCTGAGGCAGGCTAGGACTGAAGGCCATGAGGTCGGTCTTGGGCGGCCCCTCCCCAGAGCACACCCTCTGTCGCCTCTCCTGCGAGTAAGACCAGCTCTCCACTGCGTTGGAGCACACCAGCCTGGGCTTCCCGGGTCCACACGCGCCCTCGCTAGGCGGCGCCGAGCACCGCAGCGCCGTGTACAGCAGTAGCGTGAGCACCAACAGGCTGGATACCGCGCAGATGGCGATGATCAGATACACGTTCACATCCACTAACGCCGTCTCTGCGCCAGCTGCACCAGACAACGCCCGCGAAGAGGCCTTGGGCGCCTGGCCGCTGTCCTCCAGCGACAGCAGCACGGTGGCCGTGGCCGTCAGCGCCGGCTCGCCGTGGTCCTTCACCAGCACCAGCAGGCGCTGGCGCGGCGCGTCCGCCTCGTCCAGGGCACGCGTCGTGCTGATCTCGCCAGTGTATAGCCCCACGCGGAATGGGCTGCTTGCGCCACCCCCCGCCGGCTGCAGCTCGTACGACAGCCACGCGTTGTAGCCCGAGTCCGCGTCCACCGCGCGCACCTTCGCCACCACGTGGCCCGCGCCCACCGACCGCGCCACCACCTGGCTCACCGCGCTGGGTCCTCTGCCTGACCCGGGCGGCAGCAGTGCAGGCGCGTTGTCGTTCTCGTCCAGCACGAACACCTGCAGCGTCACGTTGCTGCCCAGGGGCGGCACGCCCGCGTCGCGCGCGCTCACCTGGAACTGCAGCAGCTCCAGCTCCTCGTGGTCCAGCGGCTGCAGCGCATACACCTTGCCGCTCTCCGCGTGCACCGACACGTAGCTCGACAGCGCGCGTTCGCCCACGCGTCGTTCCACCAGCGAGTAGGACACCAGCGCGTTCTCCTGCGCGTCCGCGTCTCGCGCCGACACGGTGAAGATGTGGCAGCCAGGCGGGTTGTTCTCCTTCACGAATACGGTGTACTCTGGCTGCGTGAACGCGGGTGCATTGTCGTTCACGTCGGCTACCTCCACGGACACGCTGGTCGTGGTGGACAAGGCAGGCGAGCCCCCATCTCTCGCAGTCAGCACCACATCATAGTTCGCCAGGCGCTCACGATCCAAGTCGCTGTCCAGCACCAATGAATAGTAATTTTTGAAAGTGGACACCAGCTTAAAAGGAACATCAGGCGTCACAGAGCAGGTGATCTGTCCGTTGGCACCAGAGTCGAGGTCTGATAGACTGATCAGGGCAATGACAGTGCCCAGTGGAGCGTCCTCTTGCACAGGCAGAGATAGGGAGGTTATGACCATCTCTGGGATATTATCATTTtcatccagcaatttcactaTTACTTTGCAGTGTCCAGTTAATGGGAATGAACTTTTATCAACAGCATCAATattaatttcatataaattacAGTCTTCGTAATCCAGTTTTCCTGTAACTATTATTTCCCCACTATTAGAATTGATCGCAAATTTAGATTTTACATTGTCAAGAACAAGGTTGTTAAAGAGATACATTATTTCCTTATTAATACCCTCATCTGCATCTGAGGCGTTCAGTTTAATAACAAGTGTCCCATTCGGTGCATTTTCCAGTAATCTGACATTATAAACTGATTTATCAAATTCTGGAGCATTATCATTCGCATCCAAAACATTGATCAATAACTGAACTGTACCTGTTAGTTCAGGTTTTCCTCCATCAATTGCAATCAGCAATAAACGATGTTCTTGCATTTCTTCCCTATCTACTAGTTTCTTCAAAACTAGTTCTAAAAAGTTTGTTTCCTCTTCGTTTGTTTTAACATCCAAGTCAAAATACTCATTTGCTTGTAACTTGTATCTCAATTCTGCGTTTCTTCCGATATCCATATCAGACGCGCCCTCTAGCGGAAACCGGGAATCCGCTCTTCTTGACTCTAGTATAAATAGTGTTTGTTCTTGTCGCAAGAACCTTGGCGGGTTGTCGTTAATGTCCTTCACCTCCACCTCCACATGGAACACCTGCAGTGGCCGGTCCACGATCACCTCCAGGTGGATGCTGCATTCCGCTCTCCGCCCGCACAGCTCCTCCCGGTCGATCCGAGAATTCACAAACAAAATGCCATTCTGCAGATTTACCTCCAGAAGGTCTCTGCGGCCTTTGGATGCAATCCGGAAGAGGCGAGGCACCAGCTCTGCCAGCTCCAGTCCCAGGTCCTGGGCGATGCGGCCCACGAAGGTGCCGTGTTTGGCCTCCTCGGAAACAGAGTATTGGACCTGGCCACTCCCCGACTCCCAGGCTACGAGGAGCAGAAGCGATAGCAGCAGACGCTGAGATCCTGGACTTTTTCTCTGAGAATATACCATCGCAAATTTGTATCAACTTTCAAATACCTATTGCACTACCATATAGCTCTTGGAAATTTAATTCCcaattttatacaattttgtaTTTGCTCACCTTTTATGCTTCAGCAGCAGAGTGAAAAAATGGAGTGgctcttttcctttctcaggaAAATAAACTCTCTGTATtcctttgttgtttaaaaaaagaaaaacactaaactTGCGGTTTCCAGCGCCATCATGTGGAGGAAAGGGGAGTTATTTTACTTTGTTATGCTTTATTTACATTACATTCGTTAAATATTTCCCAGTTTCAACGTCTCATTATATTCCTTATCTCTAatcaaatatataattaaatttttaataaaatgtatcaaaTTTAAGTAAAATACTGCAGGATCAATACTACTCAAGTTGTGACACCCAATCTTTACTAGAATGATTTGTATTGGCCTATTCTGTATATTTAGGGTTTGTATAGTTCCTAATGGACTTTAAAAGTTTTAgattttttatatctttctgtATTTAAATATTACTTACTAAAATTACCTATTTTTTTCTCTACTATTTTGATGGGATGTTTGTATATTAGTCTTTATATCACTCATAAAACAAGTTTATATTCCTATTTGCAATATTTAATATTGGCTTTTGTAATGTTATTTTCAAAGTAACAAGCTATGTGAATAGAATTCGTATCTGCATTCCATTTGGAAGTCTGATTTTCAAATTGATGAAAAtttattgatttcctttttctttatattaccTACTTACTTTTAGTGTTAACTCAAAAACTGTAATGTGGACATGACACTATTTGCAACTTAATACATCTAGCACAGGACAGCATACAGACAAGCATTTCTTCAAGTTGCTATTACTGATAAATCAGATTGATATAAATTGTGAAagcacatatattttcttttatgtagcAAATCAAAATCCTAATGTTGTTTGTGAGATATattattctataaaatatttgaGTTCCAGTAAAAATTGAAACATGGAAAGAAATCACATTATTAACAAGTTAACTCTGTTAATTTCATCTCATTCTACTGCTCCATTTTATTTGCTACACGGACTTGGACTTCACTTAATAAATATGGCCAATATAAAACAAACCtacttttcctcttaaaaaagtTTAACATTCTACTTAAGTATAtactccctcagttcagttcagtcgctcagttgtgtccaactctttgcgaccccatgaatcacagcacatcaggcctccctgtccactaccaactcccagagttcacccaaactcatgtccattgagtcgatgatgccatccagccatctcatcctctgtcgtccccttctcttcctgcccccgatccctcctagcatcaggggcttttccaatgagtcaactctttgcatgaggtggccagagta
The DNA window shown above is from Bos indicus x Bos taurus breed Angus x Brahman F1 hybrid chromosome 7, Bos_hybrid_MaternalHap_v2.0, whole genome shotgun sequence and carries:
- the LOC113895258 gene encoding protocadherin alpha-5 isoform X15, whose product is MVYSQRKSPGSQRLLLSLLLLVAWESGSGQVQYSVSEEAKHGTFVGRIAQDLGLELAELVPRLFRIASKGRRDLLEVNLQNGILFVNSRIDREELCGRRAECSIHLEVIVDRPLQVFHVEVEVKDINDNPPRFLRQEQTLFILESRRADSRFPLEGASDMDIGRNAELRYKLQANEYFDLDVKTNEEETNFLELVLKKLVDREEMQEHRLLLIAIDGGKPELTGTVQLLINVLDANDNAPEFDKSVYNVRLLENAPNGTLVIKLNASDADEGINKEIMYLFNNLVLDNVKSKFAINSNSGEIIVTGKLDYEDCNLYEINIDAVDKSSFPLTGHCKVIVKLLDENDNIPEMVITSLSLPVQEDAPLGTVIALISLSDLDSGANGQITCSVTPDVPFKLVSTFKNYYSLVLDSDLDRERLANYDVVLTARDGGSPALSTTTSVSVEVADVNDNAPAFTQPEYTVFVKENNPPGCHIFTVSARDADAQENALVSYSLVERRVGERALSSYVSVHAESGKVYALQPLDHEELELLQFQVSARDAGVPPLGSNVTLQVFVLDENDNAPALLPPGSGRGPSAVSQVVARSVGAGHVVAKVRAVDADSGYNAWLSYELQPAGGGASSPFRVGLYTGEISTTRALDEADAPRQRLLVLVKDHGEPALTATATVLLSLEDSGQAPKASSRALSGAAGAETALVDVNVYLIIAICAVSSLLVLTLLLYTALRCSAPPSEGACGPGKPRLVCSNAVESWSYSQERRQRVCSGEGPPKTDLMAFSPSLPQGPISTDTPRQPNPDWRYSASLRAGMHSSVHLEEAGILRAGPGGPDQQWPTVSSATPEPEAGEVSPPVGAGVNSNSWTFKYGPGNPKQSGPGELPDKFIIPGSPAIISIRQEPTNSQIDKSDFITFGKKEETKKKKKKKKGNKTQEKKEKGNSTTDNSDQ